Proteins encoded by one window of Streptomyces sp. LX-29:
- a CDS encoding pyridoxal-phosphate dependent enzyme: MALTDPLAPAPTWYARPAGAVFRCAPAPAAARAFHATLPGYAPTALTEAPALAAELGVGRVFVKDESDRFGLPAFKALGASWAVHRILAGRPPGTRVRLVTATDGNHGRAVARIARLLGQTARVFVSAGVHPSAAAAIAAEGAEVTQVAGPYDEAVRRAAVAAGEPGVILVQDTAWPGYEEIPGWIVEGYATLFAEVDDQLAAAGAPAPGLVAVPVGVGSLAQAAVTHYRGRPAGRATALLAVEPEAAACALASLTRQQRVSVTTAETTMAGLNCGTLSALAWPYLRAGLDAAVAVRDADSARAARDLAALGISSGPCGAAALAGVRAALTGADAARRRADLAVGSDSTLVLLSTEGAAANPHGAEAAAPAGTGAGAGTRAGTGAGAGIGALDAEGAGPVDRHGTRAAGVDRPGEAGGC; this comes from the coding sequence ATGGCCCTGACCGATCCCCTCGCCCCCGCGCCCACCTGGTACGCGCGCCCCGCCGGAGCCGTTTTCCGGTGCGCCCCCGCCCCCGCCGCCGCGCGGGCCTTCCACGCCACGCTGCCCGGCTACGCCCCCACCGCGCTGACCGAGGCTCCCGCGCTCGCGGCCGAGCTCGGCGTCGGCCGCGTCTTCGTCAAGGACGAGTCGGACCGGTTCGGGCTGCCCGCGTTCAAGGCGCTGGGCGCCTCCTGGGCCGTCCACCGGATCCTGGCCGGGCGGCCGCCCGGCACCCGGGTGCGGCTGGTCACGGCGACCGACGGCAACCACGGTCGCGCGGTGGCCCGGATCGCCCGGCTGCTCGGCCAGACCGCCCGCGTCTTCGTCTCGGCCGGGGTGCACCCGTCGGCCGCGGCGGCCATCGCCGCCGAAGGTGCCGAGGTCACCCAGGTCGCGGGGCCCTACGACGAGGCCGTGCGCCGGGCCGCCGTAGCCGCGGGGGAGCCGGGCGTGATCCTCGTACAGGACACCGCCTGGCCGGGGTACGAGGAGATACCCGGCTGGATCGTCGAGGGATACGCGACCCTCTTCGCGGAGGTCGACGACCAGTTGGCCGCCGCCGGTGCCCCGGCCCCCGGGCTGGTCGCCGTCCCGGTCGGGGTGGGCTCGCTCGCCCAGGCCGCGGTCACCCACTACCGAGGCCGCCCCGCCGGGCGGGCCACGGCGCTGCTCGCGGTCGAACCCGAGGCCGCGGCCTGCGCCCTGGCCAGCCTGACCCGGCAGCAGCGGGTGAGCGTGACCACCGCGGAGACGACCATGGCCGGGCTGAACTGCGGCACCCTCTCCGCCCTCGCCTGGCCGTACCTGCGCGCCGGACTGGACGCCGCCGTCGCCGTGCGCGACGCCGACAGCGCCCGCGCGGCCCGCGATCTGGCCGCGCTCGGCATCTCCTCGGGCCCCTGCGGCGCCGCGGCTCTGGCCGGGGTCCGGGCCGCGCTCACCGGCGCGGACGCCGCACGGCGCCGCGCCGACCTGGCCGTGGGCTCCGACTCCACGCTGGTGCTGCTGAGCACCGAGGGCGCGGCGGCCAACCCCCACGGCGCCGAGGCGGCCGCTCCGGCCGGGACCGGGGCCGGGGCCGGGACCAGAGCTGGGACCGGGGCCGGGGCCGGAATCGGGGCGCTCGACGCGGAGGGGGCCGGCCCCGTCGACCGGCACGGGACGCGGGCCGCCGGCGTCGACCGCCCCGGGGAGGCCGGAGGGTGCTGA
- a CDS encoding LysR family transcriptional regulator, producing MYDLHRLRLLRELRHRGTLAAVAAALSYSPSSVSQQLSQLEAEVGVPLLEPVGRRVRLTEQAEILVAHTEAVLERLERAESEIAASLTELTGPLRVASFQTAALALVPTALTLLREAHPRLRVHLTQLEPERALPALVARDFDLVIAEEYPDQPNPRPAGTEQEDLCTDPLRLALPEPARTRGPLAALRAQADHPWVMEPEGTAARRWALALCRDAGFEPDVRFESTDILLHARLVREGHARALLPDMVWDEGTPDVAALRTLPGGGQARRIVTVVREGRGHHPAVLACRKALHEAVAARG from the coding sequence ATGTACGACCTGCACCGGCTGCGGCTGCTGCGCGAGCTCCGCCACCGAGGCACCCTGGCGGCCGTCGCCGCCGCCCTCTCGTACAGCCCGTCCTCGGTCTCCCAGCAGCTCTCCCAACTGGAGGCGGAGGTCGGCGTTCCACTGCTGGAGCCCGTGGGGCGGCGGGTCCGGCTCACCGAGCAGGCCGAGATCCTCGTCGCCCACACCGAGGCGGTGCTGGAGCGGCTGGAGCGCGCCGAGTCCGAGATCGCCGCCTCGCTCACCGAGCTGACCGGCCCGCTGCGCGTCGCCTCCTTCCAGACGGCCGCGCTGGCCTTGGTGCCCACCGCGCTGACCCTGTTGCGCGAGGCCCATCCGCGGCTGCGCGTCCACCTCACCCAGCTGGAGCCCGAGCGGGCGCTGCCGGCCCTGGTCGCCCGCGACTTCGACCTGGTCATCGCCGAGGAGTACCCGGACCAGCCCAACCCCCGGCCCGCCGGCACCGAGCAGGAGGACCTCTGCACGGACCCGCTGCGCCTGGCCCTGCCCGAGCCGGCGCGCACCCGGGGCCCCCTGGCCGCGCTGCGGGCGCAGGCCGACCACCCCTGGGTGATGGAGCCGGAGGGCACCGCCGCCCGGCGCTGGGCGCTGGCGCTGTGCCGGGACGCCGGCTTCGAGCCCGATGTGCGGTTCGAGTCCACCGACATCCTCCTCCACGCACGGCTCGTGCGGGAGGGCCACGCCCGTGCCCTGCTGCCGGACATGGTGTGGGACGAGGGCACTCCGGACGTCGCCGCGCTGCGGACGCTGCCGGGCGGCGGGCAGGCCCGGCGGATCGTCACCGTCGTACGCGAGGGGCGCGGCCACCACCCCGCCGTGCTGGCCTGTCGTAAGGCGCTCCATGAGGCGGTGGCCGCGCGGGGCTGA
- a CDS encoding TetR/AcrR family transcriptional regulator yields the protein MSPRSAAVNEELRRRSQARLLQATVELVGERGYEATTLADIADRAGAARGLVSYYFPGKRQLLQAAVHRLMHEELATALDRPPRPRGEDAGAERMARAIDAILGLARDHPRLMRTHMAGILSEEGFIQCPEQQRLAALLHATVLEHGSKDPDADYLLLRALLMGSVVAILLPGAPMAPERLRAELFLRYALDWGLGFPPSESPPSGSLLYAMSTGDTER from the coding sequence ATGTCCCCGCGCAGCGCAGCGGTCAATGAGGAGTTGCGCCGACGTTCTCAAGCGCGTCTGCTGCAGGCGACGGTCGAGCTGGTCGGCGAGCGCGGCTATGAGGCGACGACGCTCGCCGACATCGCCGACCGGGCGGGGGCCGCCCGCGGTCTGGTCTCGTACTACTTCCCGGGGAAGCGCCAGTTGCTCCAGGCCGCCGTGCACCGGCTGATGCACGAGGAGTTGGCCACCGCCCTGGACCGGCCGCCCCGCCCCCGAGGCGAGGACGCCGGGGCCGAGCGCATGGCCCGGGCCATCGACGCGATCCTCGGACTGGCGCGCGACCACCCGCGATTAATGCGCACTCACATGGCGGGCATCCTGTCCGAGGAGGGCTTCATCCAATGCCCCGAGCAGCAGCGGCTCGCCGCCCTGCTGCACGCCACGGTGCTGGAGCACGGCTCCAAGGACCCGGACGCCGACTATCTGCTCCTGCGCGCGCTCCTGATGGGCTCGGTGGTCGCCATCCTGCTGCCGGGGGCCCCGATGGCGCCGGAACGCCTGCGCGCCGAGCTGTTCCTGCGCTACGCCCTGGACTGGGGGCTGGGCTTCCCACCCAGCGAGAGTCCGCCCAGCGGCTCCCTGCTGTACGCGATGTCCACGGGCGACACCGAGCGGTAG
- a CDS encoding FAD-dependent oxidoreductase, whose translation MLRVAVVGSGPSGVYTAQSLVEQQIVPDIAVHVLDRLPCPYGLVRYGVAPDHEKIKSLQNNLRTVLEHPKVSFLGNVPVGPEPLAPARLLELYHAVVYCVGAATDRRLGIPGEDLPGSCSATEFVSWYSAHPDVAGGSFTLGARSAVVIGVGNVAVDVSRILARGAEELAPTDVPHAALGALADSRIEEVHMVGRRGPSQAKFTTKELRELFLLPSAEVCVRPEELALDPAYADPSGLPAVNRRNVEVLRDRAGRTPTGRDRRVHLRFFLRPVAVLGEEAVRAVRFERTAPDGTGGVTGTGVFEDIEAQLVLRSVGYRGVELAGLPFDARHGTVPHADGRVLRDGVASPGEYVAGWIKRGPTGVIGTNRPCAKQTVASLLADADVLAARPVAEEPRAALRAWGLDPVEWPGWLRIEAAEEELGRALGRTKVKIPDWPGLLAAARGGA comes from the coding sequence GTGCTTCGCGTCGCAGTCGTCGGATCCGGGCCCAGCGGGGTCTACACCGCACAGTCGCTGGTCGAGCAGCAGATCGTGCCCGACATCGCCGTGCACGTGCTGGACCGACTGCCCTGTCCGTACGGACTGGTGCGCTACGGCGTGGCACCGGACCACGAGAAGATCAAATCGCTGCAGAACAACCTGCGGACCGTGCTGGAGCACCCGAAAGTCTCCTTCCTCGGCAATGTGCCCGTCGGCCCCGAGCCGCTGGCGCCGGCGCGGCTGCTGGAGCTCTACCACGCGGTGGTCTACTGCGTGGGCGCCGCCACCGACCGCCGGCTCGGCATCCCCGGCGAGGACCTGCCCGGCAGCTGCTCGGCGACCGAGTTCGTCTCCTGGTACAGCGCCCACCCGGATGTCGCGGGCGGCTCCTTCACGCTCGGCGCGCGCTCCGCCGTCGTCATCGGCGTGGGCAACGTCGCCGTCGACGTGAGCCGCATCCTCGCCCGCGGCGCGGAGGAGCTGGCGCCCACCGACGTGCCGCACGCGGCGCTCGGCGCGCTGGCCGACAGCCGGATCGAAGAGGTCCACATGGTCGGCCGACGCGGCCCCTCCCAGGCGAAGTTCACCACCAAGGAGCTGCGCGAGCTCTTCCTGCTCCCCTCCGCCGAGGTGTGCGTGCGCCCCGAAGAACTGGCGCTCGACCCGGCCTACGCCGACCCCTCCGGGCTCCCCGCGGTCAACCGGCGCAATGTCGAGGTGCTGCGCGACCGGGCGGGGCGTACGCCCACGGGCCGCGACCGCCGCGTCCACCTGCGCTTCTTCCTGCGGCCTGTGGCGGTGCTGGGAGAGGAGGCGGTGCGCGCGGTGCGCTTCGAGCGGACGGCGCCCGACGGCACCGGCGGGGTGACCGGCACCGGAGTCTTCGAGGACATCGAGGCACAGCTGGTGCTGCGGTCGGTGGGCTACCGGGGGGTGGAGCTGGCCGGACTGCCCTTCGACGCGCGCCACGGCACGGTGCCGCACGCGGACGGCCGGGTGTTGCGCGACGGGGTGGCCTCCCCCGGCGAGTACGTGGCGGGGTGGATCAAGCGTGGCCCCACAGGGGTGATCGGGACCAACCGACCGTGCGCCAAGCAGACCGTGGCCTCGCTGCTCGCCGACGCCGACGTGCTGGCCGCCCGCCCGGTGGCCGAGGAGCCACGGGCGGCGCTGCGCGCGTGGGGCCTCGATCCGGTGGAGTGGCCGGGCTGGCTGCGGATCGAGGCGGCGGAGGAGGAGCTGGGCCGGGCGCTGGGCCGGACGAAGGTGAAGATCCCGGACTGGCCGGGGCTGCTCGCGGCGGCGCGAGGCGGGGCCTGA
- a CDS encoding helix-turn-helix transcriptional regulator, with amino-acid sequence MPTKNPSRTPAPTGRTLDHPARDEIRLEEVLHALSDPMRLQIVRTLAAEPEELSCSLFELPVSKSTTTHHFRVLRESGVINQIYRGTAKMNALRRADLDELFPGLIDSVLLGAERQERRLGGG; translated from the coding sequence GTGCCGACGAAGAACCCCAGCCGCACCCCGGCTCCCACGGGCCGCACGCTGGACCACCCCGCACGGGACGAGATCCGCCTCGAAGAGGTGCTGCACGCGCTCTCCGACCCCATGCGGCTCCAGATCGTCCGCACGCTGGCGGCCGAGCCGGAGGAGCTGTCCTGCTCGCTGTTCGAGCTGCCGGTCAGCAAGTCCACGACCACGCACCACTTCCGGGTGCTGCGCGAGAGCGGAGTGATCAACCAGATCTACCGGGGCACCGCCAAGATGAACGCCCTGCGCCGCGCCGACCTCGACGAACTCTTCCCCGGCCTGATCGACAGCGTCCTGCTGGGCGCGGAGCGCCAGGAGCGGCGCCTGGGCGGCGGGTGA
- a CDS encoding NADH:flavin oxidoreductase/NADH oxidase, with amino-acid sequence MDTPVETPVTNALFQPYTLRSLTIPNRIWMAPMCQYSAEVFGPNAGVVNDWHFSHYTSRATGGTGLILVEATAVSPEGRISIADLGLWNDAQVEAFRPITAFLKERGTVPGIQLGHAGRKASTEQQWLGSGPVPPERHGWQTLAPSPLPFDEEYPEPEELTTDQIQEIVGQFAAAARRALSAGFEVVEIHGAHGYLIGQFLSPHTNHRTDEYGGSFENRTRFALEVVDAVRAVWPEELPLFFRISATDWLTENPEDEREGWTADETVRFAALLREHGVDLLDVSTGGLVPHARIPTGPGYQVPFATRVREETGLPVAAVGLITEPRQAEKIVANGEADAVLLGRELLRDPYFARRAARELGADLQVPPQYHRAAPHRAA; translated from the coding sequence ATGGACACCCCTGTGGAGACCCCCGTGACGAACGCCCTGTTCCAGCCGTACACGCTGCGCTCGCTGACGATCCCCAACCGGATCTGGATGGCCCCCATGTGCCAGTACTCCGCCGAGGTCTTCGGCCCCAACGCGGGTGTGGTCAACGACTGGCACTTCTCGCACTACACCTCGCGGGCCACCGGCGGCACCGGCCTGATCCTGGTGGAGGCCACCGCGGTCAGCCCGGAGGGCCGGATCAGCATCGCCGATCTGGGGCTGTGGAACGACGCCCAGGTCGAGGCGTTCCGCCCGATCACCGCCTTCCTCAAGGAGCGGGGCACCGTCCCCGGCATCCAGCTGGGTCACGCCGGCCGCAAGGCTTCCACCGAGCAGCAGTGGCTGGGCTCCGGCCCCGTCCCGCCGGAGCGGCACGGCTGGCAGACCCTCGCCCCGAGCCCGCTGCCCTTCGACGAGGAGTACCCGGAGCCGGAAGAGCTGACGACCGACCAGATACAGGAGATCGTCGGCCAGTTCGCGGCGGCCGCGCGGCGCGCGCTCAGCGCCGGGTTCGAGGTCGTCGAGATCCACGGCGCGCACGGCTACCTCATCGGCCAGTTCCTCTCCCCGCACACCAACCACCGCACCGACGAGTACGGCGGCTCGTTCGAGAACCGCACCCGCTTCGCGCTGGAGGTCGTGGACGCCGTCCGCGCGGTGTGGCCCGAGGAGCTCCCCCTCTTCTTCCGGATCTCCGCCACCGACTGGCTCACCGAGAACCCCGAGGACGAGCGCGAGGGCTGGACCGCGGACGAGACCGTCCGCTTCGCGGCCCTGCTGCGCGAGCACGGCGTGGACCTGCTCGACGTCTCCACCGGCGGCCTCGTGCCCCACGCCAGGATCCCCACCGGCCCCGGCTACCAGGTCCCCTTCGCCACCCGGGTCAGGGAGGAGACCGGGCTGCCCGTCGCCGCCGTCGGTCTGATCACCGAGCCGCGCCAGGCCGAGAAGATCGTCGCCAACGGCGAGGCCGACGCCGTGCTCCTCGGCCGTGAGCTGCTCCGCGACCCCTACTTCGCCCGCCGCGCCGCCCGCGAACTCGGCGCCGACCTTCAGGTGCCGCCGCAGTACCACCGCGCCGCGCCCCACCGCGCGGCGTGA
- a CDS encoding sialidase family protein, whose amino-acid sequence MDEVVLAVGTRKGLFLTRRRGAGGDGNGGWGELSGPHFPMQAVYAIGIDTRRRVPRLLAGADSSHWGPSVFRSDDLGGSWQEAPRPAVRFPRETGTSLERVWQLQPAAEAAPDVVYAGTQPGALFRSDDGGETFAFVRPLWDHPQRPEWGEGFGGQAVHTVVTDPRDPRALLVAVSAGGVYRSLDGEAGWEPSNTGIQAEFLPERYPEFGQCVHKVARDPADPDRLYLQNHGGVYRSDDSGASWSEIGAGLPADFGFAVATHPRRGGVAYVFPVIDGSDRYPPGYRCRVYRTEDAGASWSELSAGLPTGDHYGVVLRDALRTDDADPVGVYFGNRNGEVYASSDEGDSWRQLAAHLPDVLCLRAAVVA is encoded by the coding sequence ATGGATGAGGTCGTACTCGCGGTCGGCACCCGCAAGGGACTGTTCCTCACTCGCCGCCGGGGCGCGGGCGGCGACGGGAACGGGGGGTGGGGGGAGTTGAGCGGCCCGCACTTCCCCATGCAGGCGGTGTACGCCATCGGCATCGACACCCGGCGCCGCGTCCCGCGGCTGTTGGCCGGGGCGGACAGCTCGCACTGGGGGCCGTCGGTCTTCCGCTCCGACGACCTGGGGGGCAGCTGGCAGGAGGCGCCGCGGCCGGCGGTGCGGTTCCCCCGCGAGACGGGGACCTCGCTGGAGCGGGTCTGGCAGCTCCAGCCCGCGGCGGAGGCGGCACCCGACGTGGTCTACGCGGGGACCCAGCCGGGGGCGCTGTTCCGGTCCGACGACGGCGGCGAGACCTTCGCCTTCGTACGGCCCCTGTGGGACCACCCGCAGCGGCCGGAGTGGGGCGAGGGCTTCGGCGGGCAGGCGGTCCACACCGTGGTCACCGATCCCCGTGACCCCCGTGCCCTGCTGGTCGCGGTCTCCGCGGGCGGGGTCTACCGCAGCCTGGACGGGGAGGCCGGCTGGGAGCCGTCCAACACGGGGATCCAGGCGGAGTTCCTGCCGGAGCGCTACCCGGAGTTCGGCCAGTGCGTGCACAAGGTCGCCCGGGACCCGGCCGACCCCGACCGGCTCTACCTCCAGAACCACGGCGGGGTCTACCGCAGCGACGACTCGGGGGCGAGCTGGAGCGAGATCGGCGCGGGCCTGCCGGCCGACTTCGGGTTCGCCGTGGCCACGCACCCGCGGCGCGGCGGAGTGGCGTATGTCTTCCCCGTCATCGACGGCTCGGACCGCTATCCACCCGGCTACCGCTGCCGGGTCTACCGGACCGAGGACGCGGGGGCGTCCTGGTCCGAGCTGTCCGCCGGGCTGCCGACCGGAGACCACTACGGGGTGGTGCTCCGGGACGCGCTGCGCACGGACGACGCCGACCCGGTGGGCGTGTACTTCGGGAACCGCAACGGGGAGGTGTACGCGAGCTCCGACGAGGGCGACAGCTGGCGGCAGTTGGCGGCCCACCTGCCGGACGTGCTGTGTCTGCGGGCCGCGGTGGTCGCCTGA
- a CDS encoding uracil-DNA glycosylase — translation MVARPLNEIVEPGWAKALEPVAGRVAAMGDFLRAEIAAGRTYLPAGQNVLRAFQQPFDEVRVLIVGQDPYPTPGHAVGLSFSVAPEVQPLPGSLENIFRELHTDLGLDRPANGDLTPWTRQGVLLLNRALTTAPRRPAAHRGKGWEEVTEQAIRALAARGRPLVSILWGRDARNLRPLLGGLPCIESAHPSPMSADRGFFGSRPFSRANDLLAQQGSQPVEWRLP, via the coding sequence ATCGTGGCACGACCGTTGAATGAAATCGTAGAACCGGGCTGGGCCAAGGCGCTGGAGCCGGTCGCCGGGCGGGTCGCCGCGATGGGTGACTTCCTGCGCGCCGAGATCGCGGCGGGCCGGACCTATCTGCCGGCCGGACAGAATGTGCTGCGCGCCTTCCAGCAGCCCTTCGACGAGGTGCGCGTCCTGATCGTCGGCCAGGACCCGTACCCCACGCCGGGCCACGCGGTGGGCCTGAGCTTCTCCGTCGCCCCGGAGGTGCAGCCGCTGCCCGGCAGCCTGGAGAACATCTTCCGGGAGCTGCACACCGACCTCGGCCTGGACCGCCCCGCGAACGGCGACCTCACGCCGTGGACCCGACAGGGCGTGCTGCTGCTCAACCGGGCGCTGACCACCGCGCCCCGGCGCCCCGCCGCCCACCGGGGCAAGGGCTGGGAGGAGGTCACCGAGCAGGCCATCCGGGCGCTGGCGGCGCGCGGCCGCCCGCTGGTGTCGATCCTGTGGGGCCGGGACGCCCGCAATCTCCGGCCGCTGCTGGGCGGGCTGCCGTGCATCGAGTCCGCGCACCCCTCGCCCATGTCGGCGGACCGCGGCTTCTTCGGCTCCCGCCCCTTCAGCCGGGCCAACGACCTGCTGGCGCAGCAGGGGTCGCAGCCGGTGGAGTGGCGCCTTCCCTGA
- a CDS encoding phospholipid scramblase-related protein encodes MTTHPNTPAGWYADPQGTPNLLRWWDGAQWTEHTHAGQPGQVPQQQMPVADPAAIQRQVQAQAGVAPTHAGGGTLFSEPVLVVNQKAKLIELTNEYGVFDQHGRTLGSVVQVGQSTLKKVARFVASIDQFMTHKLEIRDASGQPHLVLTRPAKFMKSRVIVARTDGQPVGEIVQQNVIGKINFSIEVNGQRVGAIKAENWRAWNFSIVDHAETEIARITKTWEGLAKTMFTTADNYVLQIHRQLPDPLLSLVVATALTVDTALKQDARGFG; translated from the coding sequence ATGACGACACATCCGAACACCCCTGCGGGCTGGTACGCCGACCCGCAGGGCACGCCGAACCTGCTGCGCTGGTGGGACGGCGCCCAGTGGACCGAGCACACGCACGCGGGCCAGCCCGGACAGGTCCCGCAGCAGCAGATGCCCGTCGCGGACCCGGCGGCGATCCAGCGCCAGGTGCAGGCACAGGCGGGGGTGGCCCCGACCCACGCGGGCGGCGGCACCCTCTTCAGCGAGCCGGTCCTGGTGGTGAACCAGAAGGCGAAGCTGATCGAGCTCACCAACGAGTACGGGGTCTTCGACCAGCATGGGCGCACCCTGGGCTCGGTGGTCCAGGTCGGCCAGAGCACGCTGAAGAAGGTCGCGCGCTTCGTCGCCAGCATCGACCAGTTCATGACGCACAAGCTGGAGATCCGGGACGCGAGCGGCCAGCCGCACCTGGTGCTCACCCGTCCCGCGAAGTTCATGAAGTCGCGGGTGATCGTGGCCCGGACGGACGGACAGCCGGTCGGCGAGATCGTCCAGCAGAACGTCATCGGCAAGATCAACTTTTCCATCGAGGTCAACGGCCAGCGGGTCGGCGCCATCAAGGCCGAGAACTGGCGCGCCTGGAACTTCTCGATCGTCGACCACGCCGAGACCGAGATCGCCCGGATCACCAAGACCTGGGAGGGCCTCGCGAAGACGATGTTCACGACGGCGGACAACTACGTCCTCCAGATCCACCGCCAGCTCCCGGACCCGCTGCTGAGCCTGGTCGTGGCGACGGCGCTGACGGTCGACACGGCCCTCAAGCAGGACGCGCGCGGGTTCGGCTGA
- a CDS encoding BadF/BadG/BcrA/BcrD ATPase family protein — protein MGTLRTVPDGTETGGYVLGIDSGGSGVRVGVARAEAPGRPLLWSSPTPAVVGDRGIDADSLLARVLPATASLLRQAADPAAGHRGAGTGAPRRATGAAERNGAATGSADAMARPAGPPRLTAVCVGAAGMAGLGGDLRALLPDALARAFGVRRIALATDAVTAYAGALGQRTGAVVAAGTGLVALGATAAREDGRAGGWRRADGWGHLLGDCGGGAWIGRAGLEAAMRAHDGREGGSPALLGRLEAVFGPAEELPGKLYPRPDRPAVLASFAPEVGRCASAGDPIATAILRQAAGHIAEAARAVCPPAAEPPPEAAPAGGPFAGTEAPPGVGLDVCPGVPAEATRSVDTGFGAGAVPTADGEPGAAPGPRNTPAPRPHVALTGGLLRLGEPLLTPLRAELSTRLPHALVVAPEGDPLSGALRVAAALATGTLRLPHHPELLRLVVT, from the coding sequence ATGGGCACCCTGCGGACCGTCCCGGACGGGACGGAGACCGGTGGTTACGTCCTGGGAATCGACTCCGGCGGCTCCGGTGTGCGGGTCGGGGTGGCCCGCGCCGAGGCACCCGGACGGCCCCTGCTGTGGTCCTCCCCCACCCCCGCCGTCGTCGGCGACCGGGGCATCGACGCGGACAGCCTGCTGGCGCGCGTGCTGCCGGCGACCGCGTCGCTGCTGCGCCAGGCGGCCGACCCGGCGGCAGGCCACAGGGGAGCGGGGACCGGCGCCCCGCGACGGGCGACCGGCGCGGCGGAGCGGAACGGGGCCGCGACGGGTTCCGCCGACGCCATGGCGCGTCCGGCCGGGCCACCGCGGCTGACGGCCGTCTGCGTCGGCGCGGCGGGCATGGCGGGCCTCGGCGGCGACCTGCGCGCACTACTGCCGGACGCGCTCGCCCGGGCCTTCGGCGTACGGCGGATCGCGCTGGCCACCGACGCGGTGACCGCGTACGCGGGGGCGCTGGGGCAGCGGACGGGCGCCGTGGTCGCGGCGGGCACCGGCCTGGTCGCCCTGGGCGCCACGGCCGCGCGCGAGGACGGTCGCGCCGGCGGCTGGCGGCGGGCCGACGGCTGGGGACACCTGTTGGGCGACTGCGGTGGCGGAGCCTGGATCGGCCGGGCCGGGCTGGAGGCGGCGATGCGCGCCCACGACGGGCGCGAGGGCGGCTCGCCGGCGCTGCTGGGCCGGCTGGAGGCGGTGTTCGGCCCCGCCGAGGAGCTGCCAGGGAAGCTGTACCCGAGGCCCGATCGACCGGCCGTCCTGGCCTCCTTCGCTCCGGAGGTCGGCCGCTGTGCGTCCGCCGGCGACCCGATCGCGACCGCCATCCTGCGGCAGGCGGCCGGACACATCGCCGAGGCGGCGCGCGCGGTGTGCCCGCCCGCGGCCGAGCCCCCTCCCGAGGCGGCCCCGGCCGGCGGCCCGTTCGCGGGTACGGAGGCGCCCCCGGGCGTCGGCCTGGACGTGTGTCCGGGCGTGCCCGCGGAGGCGACGAGGAGCGTCGACACCGGCTTCGGCGCCGGGGCGGTCCCGACCGCCGACGGGGAGCCGGGCGCCGCACCGGGCCCTCGGAACACGCCCGCCCCCCGTCCGCACGTGGCCCTCACCGGCGGCCTGCTGCGCCTGGGCGAGCCGCTGCTCACCCCGCTGCGCGCGGAGCTGTCGACGCGGCTGCCGCACGCCCTCGTGGTGGCCCCCGAGGGTGATCCGCTGAGCGGAGCGCTGCGCGTCGCCGCGGCCCTCGCCACGGGGACGCTGCGCCTGCCGCACCACCCTGAGCTGCTGCGACTCGTGGTGACCTGA
- a CDS encoding lactonase family protein, which yields MCEATSDRRAYIGSFTSAGGDGITVAAVDPDTGALTALHTTKPVPDPSHLALSPMGDVLYAVSETTDGGAVALSLGFPDRPVPLGPAVRVRGDAPTHLALAAGHLLTANYGSAGVTVLPVRAEGRLADPAAVLRHEGGGPHPERQRAPHPHAVVPDPSGRWVLGVDLGTDAVRVYALDAFTGSLSVHREAALRPGSGPRHLAFHPRGDLAYVVHELDSTVTSCRWNPAAGELRPVDEVRLLPADTEVPNHPSGIVVSPDGRFAWAANRGHDSLAVLALDPTDGAPSLVATVPCGGHWPRALTVDASGRHLYVANERSGDVTWFAVDPATGVPERAGSLPVPAASCVVLN from the coding sequence GTGTGCGAGGCAACCAGTGACCGGCGTGCGTACATCGGATCGTTCACCTCGGCGGGCGGGGACGGCATCACGGTCGCGGCGGTCGACCCGGACACCGGCGCGCTGACCGCCCTGCACACGACGAAGCCCGTCCCGGACCCGTCCCACCTCGCGCTCTCCCCGATGGGCGACGTCCTGTACGCGGTGAGCGAGACCACCGACGGCGGCGCCGTCGCGCTGAGCCTCGGCTTCCCCGACCGGCCGGTGCCGCTGGGTCCGGCGGTGCGGGTGCGCGGCGACGCGCCCACGCACCTCGCGCTCGCCGCCGGCCATCTGCTCACCGCCAACTACGGCTCGGCCGGTGTGACCGTGCTCCCGGTGCGCGCCGAGGGCCGGCTGGCGGACCCCGCCGCGGTGCTGCGGCACGAGGGCGGCGGCCCGCACCCCGAGCGCCAGCGCGCCCCGCACCCGCACGCCGTCGTGCCCGACCCCTCCGGCCGCTGGGTCCTCGGCGTCGACCTGGGCACCGACGCGGTGCGGGTGTACGCGCTCGACGCGTTCACGGGCTCGCTCAGCGTCCATCGTGAGGCGGCGCTGCGCCCGGGCAGCGGCCCGCGCCACCTCGCCTTCCACCCACGCGGAGACCTCGCCTACGTCGTCCACGAGCTGGACTCGACGGTGACGAGCTGCCGCTGGAACCCGGCCGCCGGCGAACTCCGGCCGGTCGACGAGGTGCGCCTGCTCCCGGCCGACACGGAGGTCCCCAACCACCCCTCCGGCATCGTCGTCTCGCCGGACGGCCGCTTCGCCTGGGCGGCCAACCGCGGTCACGACTCCCTCGCCGTCCTGGCCCTCGACCCCACGGACGGGGCCCCGTCGCTGGTCGCCACCGTCCCGTGCGGCGGCCACTGGCCGCGTGCCCTGACCGTCGACGCCTCCGGCCGTCACCTGTACGTCGCCAACGAGCGCTCCGGCGACGTCACCTGGTTCGCCGTCGACCCGGCGACGGGCGTCCCGGAGCGGGCGGGCTCGCTGCCGGTGCCGGCGGCGTCGTGTGTCGTACTGAACTGA